DNA from Gramella sp. MAR_2010_147:
AACCTGGACCATCCTACTTTATAACCATCATAAAGATCTGGGGGTAAAGCTCTTTTTGGTTCAATATTCTTATTATCCTCACAATTCAATTCCGGGTACGCGGTTAATGCTGCATAAATATGACCTGGCATATCGATCTCAGGAATGATCACGATATTTCGATTTTCAGCATATTCCTGTAAAGTTTTAAATTCCTGCTGGGTTAAATACCCTGAACGACCATTTTTAACCGCACTCTTTCCACCTATTTCGGTTAGTTTTGGATATTGTTTTATTTCAATTCGCCAGCCCTGATCATCACTTAAATGAAGATGCAAACGATTGAGTTTGTAAAGAGCCATTCTATCTATATGTGCCTTGATATATTCTTTAGAAAGAAAACTTCTCGCGATATCCAGCATGCTTCCTCGCCATGAAAATTTTGGTTTATCTACAATTTCAACAAACCGCAGTCTAATTTCTGAATCTAAGTTTCCCGCTTCCACTTCTGCAGGAAATATTTGTCTTAATGTCTGAATTCCATAAAACATTCCAGTCTTAGTGGCGCTGATAATATGGACCCCCGCCGCATTGACCTGTAGTTTATAACCTTCATCGCCCAGGTCTCCATGCAAATTTTTGTTAATTTGAAGGTTCCAGTTTCCGCAATTATCACCTTCCTGTAATGCTATATCATATTTTTTCGCGGCCAGTAATTTTTTTATCCATGAAACTGATTTTTCGCTTTCAATATCATAGCAGATGGTATTTTTCTTTGGGATACTAAAAAACTTCTCTCCCCATACTAAATGTTGTGGTGCAGGAATGATCGCCGGAAAATTTTCTGAGTCTAATCCTGAAATATCCTGCATTGAAAAACAGGGAATACTTAACATCATAAGAATTAAAAATACTGCTGAGGATTTATAGACTTTTGAATTCATACTTATGGATATTAATATTTATGAATTTATTGATACCTGTCAGCGATATCAACTTCGGAAATTTCGATAATGAGGTTTGCTAGTTTTTGGGTGACAGTTTTGAAGAATTTTTCACCCTTTTCTTTATTGGCCTTCTTTGGAT
Protein-coding regions in this window:
- a CDS encoding beta-N-acetylhexosaminidase; its protein translation is MNSKVYKSSAVFLILMMLSIPCFSMQDISGLDSENFPAIIPAPQHLVWGEKFFSIPKKNTICYDIESEKSVSWIKKLLAAKKYDIALQEGDNCGNWNLQINKNLHGDLGDEGYKLQVNAAGVHIISATKTGMFYGIQTLRQIFPAEVEAGNLDSEIRLRFVEIVDKPKFSWRGSMLDIARSFLSKEYIKAHIDRMALYKLNRLHLHLSDDQGWRIEIKQYPKLTEIGGKSAVKNGRSGYLTQQEFKTLQEYAENRNIVIIPEIDMPGHIYAALTAYPELNCEDNKNIEPKRALPPDLYDGYKVGWSRFCLKDPATYKFVDDIIKELSEITTGKWIHIGGDEIEDPLYKEFIGKADAIVNTYGKMTIGWEESAKADLDEDFIVQRWNGQTKIGENQKIIDSFCKFFYLDHGNVRDQENTYKWCSAEGLSLEKVYSYRTDDTRVIGIEAPVWSELVISDDRADDRLWPRSIAVAEIGWTHDSKRNFENFTKRLARHGRRLNELGINYFKSPEVKWEVGTQKGIFSEELIKDH